Proteins from a genomic interval of Cucumis melo cultivar AY chromosome 7, USDA_Cmelo_AY_1.0, whole genome shotgun sequence:
- the LOC103501180 gene encoding caffeic acid 3-O-methyltransferase 1 produces the protein MSWAVSDDEEEAQLFAMQLASASVLPMVLKTAIELDLLEIIGRGGEGALLSPSQIASQLSGLKNPEAHVMLDRMLRLLASYSILTCSLNPLPDGSLQRLYGLAPVSKFLIKNQDGVSIAPLCLMNQDKVLMESWYHLKDAVLEGGIPFNRAYGISAFEYHGTDPRFNKVFNKGMSDHSTITMKKILETYKGFEGLNSVVDVGGGTGAVLNMIVSKYPSIRGINFDLPHVIQDAPPYPGVEHVGGDMFVSVPKGDAIFMKWICHDWSDHHCLKFLKNCYDALPEHGKVIVAECILPVAPDASLATKGVIHIDLIMLAHNPGGKERTEKEFQALSKAAGFLGFKVHCCAFNTYVMEFLKTP, from the exons atgtcgTGGGCGGTGAGCGATGATGAGGAAGAAGCCCAGCTATTCGCCATGCAACTGGCTAGCGCATCGGTGCTTCCGATGGTGCTGAAGACGGCGATTGAGCTGGATTTGCTGGAGATCATTGGGAGAGGCGGGGAGGGGGCTCTGTTATCCCCGTCCCAAATCGCTTCCCAACTATCTGGGCTTAAAAACCCTGAGGCCCACGTGATGCTTGACCGCATGTTGCGCCTGCTGGCCAGCTACTCCATCCTCACTTGCTCTCTCAATCCCCTCCCCGATGGCTCCCTCCAGAGGCTTTACGGTCTCGCCCCTGTCTCCAAGTTCTTGATCAAGAATCAAGACGGCGTCTCTATTGCCCCTCTTTGTCTCATGAATCAAGACAAGGTCCTCATGGAGAGCTGGTACCATTTGAAAGATGCTGTGCTCGAAGGAGGGATTCCTTTCAACAGAGCCTACGGAATAAGTGCCTTCGAATACCACGGAACAGATCCCAGATTCAACAAGGTGTTTAACAAGGGAATGTCCGACCATTCCACCATTACCATGAAGAAGATTCTGGAGACCTACAAAGGGTTTGAAGGCCTTAATTCTGTGGTGGATGTCGGGGGAGGCACCGGAGCCGTACTCAACATGATTGTTTCCAAGTACCCCTCTATTAGAGGAATCAACTTCGACCTCCCTCATGTCATTCAGGATGCCCCTCCCTACCCAG GCGTGGAACATGTTGGGGGTGACATGTTTGTCAGCGTTCCAAAGGGGGATGCCATTTTCATGAAG TGGATCTGCCACGATTGGAGCGACCACCACTGCCTCAAATTCTTGAAGAATTGCTACGATGCGTTGCCGGAGCACGGCAAGGTGATTGTGGCTGAATGCATTCTTCCCGTAGCACCCGACGCCAGCCTCGCCACCAAAGGAGTCATTCACATCGACCTCATAATGCTGGCTCACAACCCCGGAGGCAAAGAAAGGACCGAGAAAGAGTTTCAAGCCTTGTCGAAAGCTGCTGGATTTCTTGGTTTTAAGGTCCACTGCTGTGCTTTTAACACTTATGTCATGGAATTTCTCAAGACACCTTAG